One genomic segment of Caloranaerobacter ferrireducens includes these proteins:
- a CDS encoding GNAT family N-acetyltransferase has protein sequence MKEYILSNGKKVIIRKAKKEDAEELIKFINVISYESDFLTFEPGELKLTKELEESIIEEYYNSDNKLYLVAEIEGEIIGSLSFKGGSRQRLKHTGEFGISVKKEYWNMGIASQLIKELIEWAKASKIIKKINLKVREDNERAINLYRKFGFIEEGKVSKEFYVNGKYYSTILMGLEI, from the coding sequence ATGAAGGAATACATACTATCTAATGGTAAGAAAGTGATTATAAGAAAAGCAAAGAAAGAAGATGCTGAAGAGTTAATAAAGTTTATTAATGTTATTTCATATGAATCAGATTTCCTTACTTTCGAACCAGGTGAATTAAAATTAACGAAAGAACTAGAGGAGTCAATAATTGAGGAATATTATAATTCTGATAATAAATTATATTTAGTTGCTGAAATAGAAGGTGAAATAATAGGAAGTTTAAGTTTCAAAGGTGGTAGTAGACAGAGGTTAAAACATACTGGCGAATTTGGTATAAGTGTAAAAAAAGAATATTGGAATATGGGAATAGCATCACAGTTAATTAAAGAGTTAATTGAATGGGCAAAAGCAAGTAAAATTATTAAAAAAATAAATTTAAAAGTAAGGGAAGATAATGAGCGTGCAATAAATTTATATAGAAAATTTGGATTTATTGAAGAAGGGAAAGTATCAAAAGAATTTTATGTAAATGGGAAGTATTACAGTACGATCTTAATGGGGTTAGAAATTTGA